In the genome of Vicia villosa cultivar HV-30 ecotype Madison, WI linkage group LG7, Vvil1.0, whole genome shotgun sequence, one region contains:
- the LOC131617169 gene encoding peroxidase 31-like, which produces MICKYKSHIFIIFFLALFPFIQSKLTPNYYEKSCPRFLDIMEETVAAKQQLTPTTAGATLRLFFHDCMIGGCDASVLISSNAFNKGERDADINLSLSGDGFDVVTRAKNMLELECPGIVSCSDIIATAARDLVVLVGGPFYELGLGRKDSLVSRAVDAENKYPTPNMTMNQVIEIFTSKGFTIQEMVALVGAHTIGFSHCKEFSNRLYNFSKTAETDPKYKPEFAAGLKKLCQNYQKDPAMSAYNDVMTPKKFDNMYYKNVKRGLGLLATDSLMFEDKRTKPFVELYAENESKFFEDFGHAMRKVSVLNVKVGKNGEVRNRCDSFNNLDTN; this is translated from the exons ATGATTTGTAAATACAAATCTCACATTTTCATTATATTTTTCCTAGCCTTATTTCCCTTTATCCAATCCAAACTCACCCCAAACTACTATGAAAAATCATGTCCAAGATTCTTAGACATCATGGAGGAAACCGTGGCCGCGAAGCAGCAATTAACGCCCACCACAGCTGGTGCTACACTCCGCCTCTTCTTCCATGATTGCATGATTGGAGGCTGTGACGCCTCCGTTTTGATATCCTCAAATGCCTTCAATAAGGGAGAGCGTGATGCAGACATCAATCTCTCCCTCTCAGGAGATGGATTTGACGTGGTGACGCGCGCTAAAAACATGTTGGAGTTGGAATGTCCCGGCATTGTCTCATGCTCTGACATAATCGCAACAGCCGCGCGTGACCTTGTCGTCTTAGTCGGCGGTCCATTCTACGAGTTAGGCCTCGGTAGAAAAGATAGTCTAGTCTCCAGAGCTGTTGACGCGGAAAACAAATATCCAACACCAAACATGACAATGAATCAG GTGATAGAGATTTTCACATCAAAAGGGTTTACAATTCAAGAGATGGTGGCTCTAGTAGGAGCACACACAATAGGATTCTCTCATTGCAAAGAGTTTAGCAACCGGCTCTACAATTTCAGCAAAACCGCTGAAACTGATCCAAAATATAAACCAGAATTTGCCGCGGGGCTAAAGAAACTCTGCCAAAATTACCAAAAGGACCCCGCGATGTCGGCCTACAATGACGTGATGACACCTAAGAAGTTTGACAACATGTATTATAAGAATGTGAAAAGAGGGTTAGGTCTATTGGCTACGGATAGTTTAATGTTTGAGGACAAGAGGACAAAGCCATTTGTGGAATTGTATGCGGAAAATGAAAGCAAATTCTTTGAGGATTTTGGTCATGCTATGCGTAAggtaagtgttttgaatgttaaGGTGGGAAAGAATGGAGAGGTACGAAATAGGTGTGATTCTTTCAACAACCTTGATACTAATTGA